The genomic region ACAAAGCATAAACAtgactgtgtttttatattatatattatatttatattatcatACCCATCTCTGAAActgtaaaatgctgttttaacaCTATGATATATCAGTTTAATGTTCATAAAATCCTCTGTGGTGCAGTTCTACTTCAACATTTACCAATAGGATACATAACCTAGATCAATATTATTTCATAAAGCACCTAACCTTTTCAAAATGTTCCATCTGCAGCCACTGATATTTACTATTTATTAATTTTGTATGTAGATGTATAGTAAGTAAAATGTTCTTAAGTGTTTTAaagtctgacacacacaaaatacgtttttttgtgtttgtgtgtctgagacTCCCTCCGCCCAATCCCTGCTGCCTCATCACACATTATCTCAGGCTTTCTTTCTCATAACCCTCTTCTTTCCCACAGCAGGGACGGCTCACCACCAGAttaaagccacacacacacacacacacacacacaatgagaaTAAGAAAGGAGATACCAGatagtgtgtgtttgaaaactCAGACAATACTATCACTGCTTCATCTTGTCTTTGTAAGAGGAGTCGTCCAAACATTTGCCTGATGTCAGATCATCTCCTCCCATGTTTGACGATGTCGGGACATATTTTTAGTTGGACTATTATTTTATGAATCCCACAATATtgatgaatggttgtctgtgtcGCCCTGATAGTCGTCAGGAAGTAATGCCTTGTCTCCAGTGGAAACGTCCCTGTGTCTACTgtctacacacatacacagttcaGTGTGTATTCTGGCAGAAccccagagtgtgtgtgtgtttccattctcATAGTCATACTGTCCGTGCTTtatcagtgcagcagttgtcaaTCAGCCTTCTGTTTCCTGCTATCTTTCTATCACTCTCGGTGTACTCATTGTGAAAtccttatgtgtgtgtgcatgagcgtGTGCGTGAGCGTGTGCATATATGTGTTGGTGTATAAAAGCGTGTTTTGCAAAGAGGAACTGAAACACAACCTCTGCCACTTATAACAATGCCGCAAGCTTCCTGACAAGCTACTGAGGGTAGTCTgcttgtagtagtagtagttataGTATTAGTAGTGGTACCATAAGCGGTGTGATATATCTCACTCCTCTGTGCCATAATACTCTATTTTTGTCCACAAAACTGTTAAatcacatcagtgagccacactgttgcaccgGCTGACAcgttccttcattaccatgaacacacacacacactcgagtTTATTTGAACTCAGTCCTgcatacaccatcctgctgcaCCAAATACTCGCTAGAGCACttaatgtggattaatccactgctgaaaataatCCCCAACAAATTCTGCATTTCACCCTGCTTATAATTTGACAAAAATTACAATTATCAGCTGTTTCAGTAAATTACTGcgcattttttaaacatgaaactatatatttgtgtttttcgaGGATTTACATCTCAGATGTACAGTTAAAATGACCATACCAGACAGGGAGGTGAAAGGTTAAAACACTCAACAATAGTTTGGTACACCAATAATTCTAAAATCTGCTGACTAACTCCAAGACCACTGAGTTTCCTGAGAAGATAAGGTCGCTGTGAATCCAGAAACGTACCAAGGAATTTACATTTTCCACAGTTTCAACATGTTGGCCGTTGAGTGAAACTGGCTCTGTCCTCAGGTCTTGTTTCATGCAATAATCAATTCTTTAGTACACAATGTCATAAATGTAAACTGGTTAATGACTACTACAGTATCGATCTGTACATACTTGGACTGTGATGGTACCGGAGAATTTTTGGCTGTGAAGGTTTGAAATTGCATAAATGTTAAGCAGAATGATGATGTTTTATTATAGGCAACATATTAAAGAAACAGTAAGTGCAGTTACCTTCATCTGTCGCTTTTCTGTTCTTTAGGTTCGAGGCAGCTCAGGTCAGGCCCGTGAGGCCCTTCGGCGGCACTTCACAGAGCTGCAGGCAGCAGCCAGTCGGCTGCTGACGGAACGATTGGCCATCCTACTGGCTGAGGTGGACGCCATCGAGGCAGACAGTGTCAAACCGCTTGATGACTGCCAGAGCCTCATTGAGCATGGGGTGGGCCAGGCGGATGAGCTGCTGAGAGAGGGTGCGTACCTGAAAAACAACGTGTACATCTCTTCTGTGGACAAACGGCATCTGCAAAAATATTTCTTCAAAAGAAATTCTTGTTTACTATGTGTTAGCTACAGCTCCTTGCTGTTGTGTGATAAAAATATAATCTTTGGgatttggactgttggtcaagCAAAACAGGACATTTATAGATAACATCATGGTGAAATCCCTGGTTTTTCTGGCATGTTTTTTTGGGCTAAACAATTAATAATCAACAATAGAAATACTTATTAGTTGCATCTTTACTTCTCATAAATTGCCACTCTCAATTCCAGTCAGATGAGACAGTCATGTGTTATATACTTAAATGTagcctctgtctttgtctctgcagGGGAAGCAGCTCTGCGTTGTGGTCTCGGGGAGAAGGAGGACAAACTGGGCAGTTTCACCAAGAAGGCCATGCACATCCAACTGGACAGGTAGGACAGAGACACTCTGTATGCCTGCAAACAAATTGCTGCTATGAATAATAATATTCCATTATTTAAAAAGCACCTGCAACTGTCCTGTACAGTAATGTTGGCACTTCATGGAGTTTTAAGTTCACAGTGTGAAATCTTTCTGAACTGAAATCTTTTCTAACTGgttctgtgtgttttccagccTACCAGAGGTACCAGCATTGGTGGACGTGCCTTGTGTTTCAGCCCAGCTTGATGATTCCTTGCTGGGTCTGCTGAGGGACAGGGTGTCCCGCCTTGGCTCCGTATCCTCCCACCCGCCCGTCCAGATAGAAGAGCTGCAGGAGAGGCCCGGCAGCATCCTGGTCCGCTGGTGTAAGGTCAGCAAGGGGGGGTGGCATTAACACAGAGAACATACTCACAAGAACATGATGTATGTAATCATTATTATCTGTGTGGATCAGGTGGATGAGGACTTTGCAGCAGCAGATTATCGGCTGCAGTACCGGCGCTCTGGCAGCGGGGGGAGCCAGTACGAGGATGCCTACATCGGTCGGGACTGCGAGTTCCTGGTTCTCCACCTTGACCCTCACACCGATTATCTGTTCAAGGTCTGCGCTCGCGGGGAGGGTCGCACTGAGTGGAGCCCTTGGAGCGTCCCGCAGACGGGATACACCACACTCACACCGCATGGTAGGTGAAGACTCAGCTGCCATATCTGACCCAGGGAGAGCTGCAGAGTAACTTTTCACACGTGAGTCTATGGCAAAAAGTCTTTTTGCGCGAGTGGCATCATGTGATGAACCTGGAAGTTCTAGTTacatgtttggccactatgcAAGATTGTCTTCAAAACCCAGCACTGTTCCTGGGGTCTTTGTCTAAACATGTAACTAGATTAAGGTAACATCAATTATGATGACCCAGTTTGTCAGCTAATGATCAAAGCACATAATTTCCCAGACTCTCTTATTTACCTCTTATTGTATCTGACTATCAAGATACTTTAAGTTTTAATCAACATTTGTCTTCTGATTTTTGTCTTCAGTCTAGTACAGTGGAGTTGAAAAAAATTACCCTGAAAATTTCAGGAATTTCTGGATGTGCACATGGAAATGAATATTTATTATAAAGTGTTGTTGCACTCTCtactaacaaatgttttaagtaTAACAGAATGAAACACTGACAGATGTAGAAgtatttttttttgcctctgtgCCGGCAGTAGctatggccagaggcattatggtTTCATTTTTCCGTCTGTTCCTTCCaaccttgtgtctgtctcattcttgtcaaCACAATTTCTCAAGAAGGCTtgaagggaatttcctcaactTTGGGAAAATGTCCACTTCGACTCAgagataaactgattagattttggtgggcaaaggtcaaggtcactatgacctcacaTAACTAGCCATACTTCAAAAATGCATctactaattatgacaaaatttcacacagatcTCTCATAGAATAAAATTATGACCTTTTTATATCTAAAACGTTacaggtcaacttcactgtgacatcataatgacctgcaaaaacacttttctggccattaacaaacgtcataactcaggaacaggaggggagacatttggtcagatactgaattggtgactctaatcttgggtatccatcttgaaactgtgctgattgtacatatcctctgtgctgccgggggaaGATTTGTGAGAATATGTGGATTCTTTgcagctacatttgaagcattgtcaactTTCATGGCTCTATAcaagtctggacagacatggatgtaactgcaacttgactggttcatggAAGCCTACAACCACTAGGTGTTAATTCTACTTTCAACTTTAAACTGAAGGGCATACAACGGAGGCATATTCACATCAGCACATCTCGATACCTGTCATATTTTTTATCACAGTAAATCCCTGGATGACACCATCCAAGTCAATATACCTTGAATTTTACAACTTTTTGgcattctttgtttttcatttttctatCTAGTTTGGTGGGGGTACAGGGACATGACACAAAGTAGACTGAACACACTCATACAAGGAacatacactgatcagccaaaacattaaaaacactgccATCA from Epinephelus lanceolatus isolate andai-2023 chromosome 18, ASM4190304v1, whole genome shotgun sequence harbors:
- the crlf3 gene encoding cytokine receptor-like factor 3, coding for MSAEVDLLLQEAKESIEAAQNYRSELQQRLHGLNQARKQVRGSSGQAREALRRHFTELQAAASRLLTERLAILLAEVDAIEADSVKPLDDCQSLIEHGVGQADELLREGEAALRCGLGEKEDKLGSFTKKAMHIQLDSLPEVPALVDVPCVSAQLDDSLLGLLRDRVSRLGSVSSHPPVQIEELQERPGSILVRWCKVDEDFAAADYRLQYRRSGSGGSQYEDAYIGRDCEFLVLHLDPHTDYLFKVCARGEGRTEWSPWSVPQTGYTTLTPHEWCPGTEGYILSSRRNIALRNDSSQSCCPVLYSNAPTYFCGQTLTFKMSAAGQMDRRDCLGVCVDSKKEAESLQRDQAVCISTNGAVFVNGKEMTNQLPAITVGSTVTFDMEVVNLFPISNNNLSEGGNFKLRVTIGSGSREVVFDWLVDQAVDCLFFGCSFVHSGWKVLVY